From the Macaca nemestrina isolate mMacNem1 chromosome 7, mMacNem.hap1, whole genome shotgun sequence genome, one window contains:
- the LOC105473705 gene encoding protein max isoform X4 yields MLFWSSKGKARADQVVCSWGIHFSSSLMEDASKRKFRALEKARSSAQLQTNYPSSDNSLYTNAKGSTISAFDGGSDSSSESEPEEPQSRKKLRMEAS; encoded by the exons ATGCTCTTCTGGAGCAGCAAG GGGAAAGCAAGAGCTGATCAAGTTGTTTGTTCCTGGGGAATtcacttctcttcctccctcatgGAAGATGCAAGTAAAAGGAAAT TCCGTGCACTGGAGAAGGCGAGGTCAAGTGCCCAACTGCAGACCAACTACCCCTCCTCAGACAACAGCCTCTACACCAACGCCAAGGGCAGCACCATCTCTGCCTTCGATGGGGGCTCGGACTCCAGCTCGGAGTCTGAGCCTGAAGAGCCCCAAAGCAGGAAGAAGCTCCGGATGGAGGCCAGCTAA